The following nucleotide sequence is from Actinomycetes bacterium.
AGCCCTCGACTCGAGCGGACTTGGCTTCCACGTGCGGATCCACGATCTGCGCCACGCCCATGCGTCCTGGCTGCTCGCGGGCGGAGCCGACCTCAAGACCGTGATGGACCGCCTGGGGCACAGTCAGATCCAGACGACACAGAAGTACCTGCACACGCTGCCCGACACCCACGAGCAGGCGCTCGGGGCACTCACCCGGATCGAGAAGCAGCGCGCTCGTTGACGGAC
It contains:
- a CDS encoding tyrosine-type recombinase/integrase, whose product is MLFPSTESAGGNPLSSNTFRTRYWLPALDSSGLGFHVRIHDLRHAHASWLLAGGADLKTVMDRLGHSQIQTTQKYLHTLPDTHEQALGALTRIEKQRAR